The genomic window CGCTTTTGGGGTCACCGCCTAAATATTTAAATCAGAACTCCAAACTCTCTTGATGATAACGGTCGACCTCGCCCCTCCAAATTGTAACTGTACACTCTCGCAACGCCACCTGAATTTACTCTCCAGGTCATTATGAGTGGTAAAGGTCTTTCCAAGGTCATTCGTGGCAGCGAATGCTTGTTCAAACATGCGCCACTAAAATTGACCAGACAACAACGATCTTTCACAAGTTCTCCAGTATGCCACAAAGTTGGTATGTGATTGAATTTGCCAGGTCGTATTTCATGTGTTGACTTTAAAGTAGGCCAAGtcccatctttctctccaacTTCCTCCCCAGAGCTTGACGCCTTACTATTGAAATATCGAAAGAATCTTTTCCTACCCGCACATCTTTCAGAATACGACCAGGAGCTAGTATACGGCAAGAGGCATGCAGAATCACTCAAGACTGACCCCGTCAAGGTCCAGATTGGTGGAGAAGAGTTCGTCCTAGAGCACATAAACCAATTGAAAGATCTACCAGGCACTACCAAAGGATTTAGAGAGGTTCTTAATCTTatgatggaaaagaaggacTGGGACAATCTACCACAGTTTCTAGAGGGACATCGCGATTGTAGACGACCTTTAGCCCAGGCCTTATATTGCCAGATGATTCGACGGGCCGGCTTAGTAGGACGAATGGATGCTGTTATTGAGGCGGCAAGAAGAGTTCGCTACACGGGATTCCGCTTGAACGACGAAGAAGTTGTTATGCAAATGATGTACTGGATCTACTACAAGGCACAGGTCAGTGGTTTCGAAGAACACGAGACGGAGCAGGCTCTTGCATGGGCAGAAGCCGTGGCAGATTTGCTTGAGGATCCAAGACATGCTGGAGACAAGGGCCCATTACTTGCAGAGGGCGCAAATGATGTACGGGCTCTTCCGGAAGTTATTGGCATATTGTTGCAGTTGGCTGCAGTTCGTGCTGTAAAACATACGGATGGGAAAGATTTGGATGGGAAGGTCGCAACTTATGCTACAAGGCTACTTGGAACGCCATACGACTTGAGCACTTCTTTACTCAATCTCAAAAGGCCTGAGGTACGAGTGTACTCGAAATCTGACGCCGCCGACTCGGACATAGCCAGTCAAACTAAAATTGATGGTGGAAACTATTCTGCAGAGGAAATTCAGAAAAAGACTCTCCGGGCTAAGAACCATTGGCTTGTAGCTGCAGTACCAGTGCTACATGGGATGAAAACAGCATTGCATGTTTTCGGTCCATCAACGATAGCTTCATTGAAGTTGAAGGAGCACATACCTCGATTAGAGAAACGTGTCAACAGGTACGCATCCGACTTAAAGGGGATCGCTGCGGGAAATCTGGGTTATAGAACGTATACCAATTTATTTGGCTCAGCATGAGTCACATGTTTCTTTTAATGATCGGATGAAAacttttgtatttgtatatacTTGTACAATAATCTAAGGAAGCACGATGTACTTCTCTAAATGCTTTGGAATTGCTCCTAGAAGTTTCTTTTCCGACAACCACTTCTTAGAGAACAATCGGTCCGCATATCTGTATGCGCCATCGCATAGTACTGTCACAACAGTGTGGCCCTTTCCGAGTTTTTCGGCTAGCTCCTTTGCAGCCGCAACATTTAAACATGAGCTAGCTCCGAGGTACAATCCTTCCTCGTCTAGACAACGGTAGACCATCTCGATACTCTTCTCATCACTAATGTGCATTGAGCCGTCCAATAAATCAATGTCTAATTTTAAGTTGTCCGTAACTCTGCCTTGTCCGATTCCCTCTGTGATACTAGAGCCAGTTCTATCCACCAGCTTTCCACCTGATTGAATGTATGAATGCAACACGCTTCCTGGAGGATCTGCAAGGTAACATTTGACTCTTCCGTCGGACTTCGTCTTCAAGTATCGAGTGATTCCGGCCAAGGTACCTGCGGTTCCCGTGGCACAGGTGAAGGCATCCACTTTGCCATTGGTCTGATTCCATATTTCTGGCCCAGTAGTCTCAATGTGGGCTCGTCTATTCGCGATATTATCGAATTGATTTGTCCAGACCGCGTTCTCTAATTTATCCGCATGTCGCTTTGCTTGGTGATTGTAATTTTGGGGATTGTCGAAAGCTACTGCTGGCACTGGATACACCTCGGCACCCAATAATCTCAGAAGGTCAATCTTTCCTTGAGATTGTGTATTGGGCATGTAGATGACGAGCTTGTAACCTTTAGATCTGCAAACGTGTGCGAGACCAATTCCGGTGTTTCCGGCGGTTCCTTCGACGACAGTTCCTCCAGGCTTGAGTAAACCTCTCTCTTCGGCGTCTTTCACAACATATAGAGCTGCTCGGTCCTTGATTGATCCTCCAGGGTTCATAAACTCTGCCTTTCCCAATACTTCACAACCAGTTGAATCGGAGATGTGATTTAATCGAATGAGTGGGGTGTTTCCAATCGCTATAATCCTTTAGTCAATACTTCATAATGCGCCATGAAATACCAAGATTCAACGAACCTCCAGTTAAACCTTTTACCACACCCTGAGCTTTAGAAACTCCAATTCCATATTGATTTGGAGCTTCCATCTGAGCAACATTTTCCGCAGCTCTGACAGCTGTGGTCGCAAAGCGACGAACACCAGATCTGAACATCTTTAAGATGATTTAAGAAAACAATTGGACTAAACTTTTGCACTTGACTTTTGTACTTCCCGAGATTCTTTATCCGATTCTAAATGCTTCGCACTGGCCCGATGTCGCCATCGATAATTTGTCCCGCAGGCGGGTCTTATCGCTTATCGCTGACAACGTCTCATGACTAAGCAGGGGTAGGAAAGTAAACAAATCAATGTCAACAAACGGCAAACATCGAATGTGAAATGAAAAAGTTATTGATCATCTAACGCGTTGATGCAGCTTGCTACAATAGTTTTCCGACGCTCAGTATAGTTTCCTCTACGAATATCACAATCACTCAATCCACATATAACGAATATACGAACACCAAACGAAACAATCTACGATCAAAACGCAATTTTTCATCTCACACCTGAACCCAAGAAAATACGATGCCAGGCAAAGTCTCTAGCAGGAGCTCGAGGACATCTGCCTCTGGATCTCGCAAATCTACTACAGCCGAACCAAGTAGCCGCAGATCTGCTACATCCAAATCCTCAGCGCCATACGTTGAAATTCCAGAAGAAACACCAGACAATGAGTTGCGAACGCAAGTTTCATCCATATTTCGAGATTCCCAAAGAAACACCGCATCGCATAGAAAATTGGTCGTTAACTTGCGTAAAATACAAGAGGCCTGCTGTTATGAGCCAACTagcaagaagaacaaaactGGCGCAGAAGACTTCGATGAGGAGGAATTTACATACGAGTTCACAAGATGCGTTCTAAGGGTGATGCCGATCAAAAAGAGTGAGAGTGTTGGAGAGAAGGCGATTCGTTTTATCGGACTATTCTTGAGACATGCTAATGAGAAGGACAACGAAGTGACCCCAGCaaatgaagaggaggatggaGTATTAGTTGAGACGCCAAGTACGAGACTCACAAGTCACCTCATGTCGACTATATTACCTCTTTTGACTGCCAAGGAGAAATTTGTGCGGTTCAGATCCACGCAGCTGATTTCGCATATCATTAACTCTCTCGATTCGATTGATGACGATCTCTTTCAGCAACTCCGACATGGGCTTCTGCGCAGAATTCATGATAAAGAAGCGATGGTGAGAGTGCAAGCTGTTCTTGGTCTTGGCAGATTGGCTGGAAACGAAGCAGAAGGGGATGCAGATGAAAGCGATGATGAATCTTCTGGGGGTTTGCTTGTCAAACTATTGGCGGTCTTGCAAAATGATCCTAGTGCCGACGTTCGAAGGTCTCTTTTGATCAATCTACCAATATTACCCAATACACTCCCATACTTGCTAGAAAGGGCCAGAGATCAGGACCCTGCAACTCGTCGGGCACTATATTCTCGACTTTTACCAGCACTTGGGGATTTCCGACATTTGTCACTCTCGATGCGTGAAAAGTTATTACGATGGGGTCTTCGCGACCGAGATGAAAACGTTCGCAAAGCGGCAGGAAGACTTTTCAGGGAGCGttggattgaagattgtttggCCTCAGCTGCAGCAGAGTCTGCGGAAGGTGAGGTAGCCGAAGAGAATAAAGCACCGAATATGGATGCGCTATTGGAGCTTCTTGAAAGAATCGATGTTGTTAACTCTGGGGTTGAAAATGGGGTTGCGCTAGAGGCGATGAAGGGCTTTTGGGAGGGCCGACCCGACTTTCGAGATGCGGTTACATTTGATGATCACTTCTGGGATACCTTATCGGCTGAAGCTGTATTTATGGCAAGAAGTTTCAATGATTTCTGTCGGAACGATGGAAACAGCAAGTATGAGGCtttgattgaagagaaaatgCCCGAAGTTACAAAGCTCGCATTTTACCTCCAGAGGTATACTGCTGTTTTGGTAGAGGCTCTTAAGAGGATTGCAACACAGGAGGAAATCACCGAGGATGTagcggaagaggaagacaCCGTGGAACAAGAATTTATTGTCGAACAATTACTCCACATTGCTCGAACTCTGGACTACTCAGATGAAGTTGGACGACGGAAGATGTTTACGCTTCTAAGACAGCACTTGGCGATTCCAGATCTCCCCGAGGAAGTTACTAAATTGACTGTGGAAGTTCTTAGAGGAATTTGTGCCGCAACCCCTGCTGGTGAAAAGGAGTTCTGTAGTGTGGTCTTAGAAGCTGTTGCAGATGTTCATGATACGGTCATGGATGAACAAGATTTCGAGGATGCGGAAGAAAGCTTCCACTCTGCAAGATCCGACGTCAGTGACGACGAGAAACCCACTAGAGGCAAGAAAAAGCCTCCAAtgacagaagaagaagagcaagaaaagGCGGTCCGTGAAATCATGGTCAACATGAAATGCTTACACATTGTGCAATGCATGCTGGAAAATGTTGAAGGAAGTCTTAAGGAAAATGCGGATCTTGTGGCCATGCTTAATAACCTTGTCGTACCAGCTGTACGTAGTCACGAAGCACCAGTGCGAGAACGTGGTCTTCTCTGTATTGGTCTGTGTTCGCTTCTTGACAAATCTTTAGCCGAGGAGAACCTCGCTCTTTTCATACATTTCTTTAGCAAAGGCCACTCTGCTCTTCAAATCACCGCTTTGCAGATCTTGACTGACATGCTCAATCAACACGGCGCCCAACTCTTGGAATCAAATCCTACAATTTTGACCAAGGTCTATTTGAAGGCTTTGAAAGCTGGTGCAAAAGACCCTGAAGTCCAGGCAGCAGCTACAGTTGCTGTTGCTAAACTCTT from Botrytis cinerea B05.10 chromosome 15, complete sequence includes these protein-coding regions:
- the Bcycg1 gene encoding Bcycg1, whose amino-acid sequence is MPGKVSSRSSRTSASGSRKSTTAEPSSRRSATSKSSAPYVEIPEETPDNELRTQVSSIFRDSQRNTASHRKLVVNLRKIQEACCYEPTSKKNKTGAEDFDEEEFTYEFTRCVLRVMPIKKSESVGEKAIRFIGLFLRHANEKDNEVTPANEEEDGVLVETPSTRLTSHLMSTILPLLTAKEKFVRFRSTQLISHIINSLDSIDDDLFQQLRHGLLRRIHDKEAMVRVQAVLGLGRLAGNEAEGDADESDDESSGGLLVKLLAVLQNDPSADVRRSLLINLPILPNTLPYLLERARDQDPATRRALYSRLLPALGDFRHLSLSMREKLLRWGLRDRDENVRKAAGRLFRERWIEDCLASAAAESAEGEVAEENKAPNMDALLELLERIDVVNSGVENGVALEAMKGFWEGRPDFRDAVTFDDHFWDTLSAEAVFMARSFNDFCRNDGNSKYEALIEEKMPEVTKLAFYLQRYTAVLVEALKRIATQEEITEDVAEEEDTVEQEFIVEQLLHIARTLDYSDEVGRRKMFTLLRQHLAIPDLPEEVTKLTVEVLRGICAATPAGEKEFCSVVLEAVADVHDTVMDEQDFEDAEESFHSARSDVSDDEKPTRGKKKPPMTEEEEQEKAVREIMVNMKCLHIVQCMLENVEGSLKENADLVAMLNNLVVPAVRSHEAPVRERGLLCIGLCSLLDKSLAEENLALFIHFFSKGHSALQITALQILTDMLNQHGAQLLESNPTILTKVYLKALKAGAKDPEVQAAATVAVAKLLLGRVITDSSSAIDDLLKTLVVLYFDPSTAHNQGVRQTLTYFLPVYCYSRTENQDRMRGVALDAMHKLFETQDDDEDAEAEMVGLGTIGAHLVDWTDPRKCYVPGNQLTLSDDAAKKAVNGDVHLDFAMDILERLNSSMRLEEKKTLTPLLAKLHISPASSEDKLRATYEEVTEAVENKKLGLDATGRNALFKIHVTLGKIVNSLAEKDTREESVLRGGSVMRDSVRGESVPLGDSNRSRAGSVESKKSRGPEVIMDNRIKMESVEEDVEENAEGEDVNESEGTVVADQEKTIVPPDEEESLLEQQLQDSLVESLLDDDGDIEMGM